GGGGTGCATGCCGGCGCTCCGCGCGCGATCGAATGCCAGGATTGAACGCGATGCCGGTCCCGATGCTGCGACGATGTCCCAGCGTCAAGCCGGTCCGGGCCTGCCTCGTCTCGATGAGACTCTCTCATGTCATGCGGTTCACGTCGATGCAAGATCGAAGTTATTCTTTAAGCGCTTGACGATCTTGCCCGACGATCCCATCATCGCCGGCATCGTTGAGCGGGTTCGCAGTGTTTGCCGGAAGATTGTTTGGTGACATTGCCGAAACAGGGGCGATGCTATGGCTTTCAGGCCAGGATCGAGCCGATCTAGTGTGACATCCCAGCGGTCCAGTCTGCATGGCGCGAGGTTTCGACCAATGATCGGCGTCGTGACGATTGTCGCAGCGCGATATGCGAGCCGTCCCGGCGATCGGGTCTGATCATGCGCGTCGCGGGCGCCGCCGGGGATCTGCATCTCGGCTACTGCACCAACATCCATGCCGGGGAGACCCTGCCGGAGATCGTCGACGGGATCGTCGGCCACCTGCCGCGGATCAAGGCGCAGGTCTGCCCGGACGCAGGTCTCGGGATCGGCCTCAGGCTCTCGGCCGTGGCCGCCCGGGACCTCACGGCGCCCGGAGCGCTCGCGGAGTTCCGCGACCGGATCGCGGCGCTCGGCGCCTACGTCTTCACCGTCAACGCCTTCCCGTACGGGCCCTTCCACGGCGTCCCGGTCAAGGCGCGCGTCTACGAGCCGGATTGGCGCGAGCCCGAGCGCCGCCGCTTCACCCGCGAGGCGGCCTGGATCCTCGCCGGCCTGCTCCCCGACGGCCTGGAGGGCAGCCTCTCGACGGTGCCGGGCGCGTTCCGGCCGGTCGGCCGGATCGAGGGCGCCCTCGACCGGATGAGCCGCAACCTCCTCGGCGCGGCGGCCGACCTCGTCGAGATCGAGCGCCGGACCGGGCGCCGCATCGTGCTCGCCCTCGAGCCGGAGCCGTGCTGCCTCCTCGAGACCACCGAGGAGGCCTGCGCCTTCCTGGAGGTGCAGTGCTTCGGCGCCGGGGCGGTGGCCGCCTTCGTCGGCCTGACCGGGTTGTCGCGGCCAGCCGCCGAGGCGGCCCTGCGGCGCCACCTCGGCCTCTGCTACGACGTCTGCCACGGCGCGGTCGAGTTCGAGGATCCCGTCGCGGCCTGCCGCCGGATCCGCGAAGCGGGCATCGCCTTGCCGAAGATCCAGCTCTCCTCGGCCCTGCGCGTCCC
This region of Methylobacterium sp. SyP6R genomic DNA includes:
- the eboE gene encoding metabolite traffic protein EboE produces the protein MRVAGAAGDLHLGYCTNIHAGETLPEIVDGIVGHLPRIKAQVCPDAGLGIGLRLSAVAARDLTAPGALAEFRDRIAALGAYVFTVNAFPYGPFHGVPVKARVYEPDWREPERRRFTREAAWILAGLLPDGLEGSLSTVPGAFRPVGRIEGALDRMSRNLLGAAADLVEIERRTGRRIVLALEPEPCCLLETTEEACAFLEVQCFGAGAVAAFVGLTGLSRPAAEAALRRHLGLCYDVCHGAVEFEDPVAACRRIREAGIALPKIQLSSALRVPAMSADLLPHLMRFDTGRYLHQVVVRNRSGLERHLDLPDAAAAFRDGGARGEWRIHCHVPVFHPGLGAIGSTQADLIALLAAACDGGLSPHLEVETYTWDILPEALRLDGKAESIARELDFVLREIRPCT